DNA sequence from the Halococcus salsus genome:
TCGGTGGGCACGTCCGTGAGCACCGTCGGCGGGTAGAAGAACCCGTCACGATCGAGCGGTTCGCCACCGACCTCGACCGTCGCACCGTCTTCCACTGTACGCTCGACCTGGTCGTGGAGTTCCTCCATCAGGTCCTCGCGGGCCTGCGGGCCGACGTCGGTTTCTTCCTCCGTTGGGTCTCCGATGGTCAGTGAATCCATTTCGTCGACGAACTTCGAGACGAACTCGTCGTAGACGTCCTCGTGGACGATGAAGCGCTTGCTCGCGATGCACGACTGTCCGGAGTTGAGGGTGCGCCCCTGTGCGCCGACTTCGGCGGCGGCGTCGAGGTCGGCGTCGTCAAGGACGATGAAGGGGTCGTTGCCGCCGAGTTCGAGCACCGTCTTCTTGAGCTCGGCCCCGGCGGTCTCGGCCACCGCGCGACCCGCGGGTTCGCTTCCGGTGAGTGTGGCGGCCACGATCCGGTCGTCTTCGAGCATCCCCTCGATCGGGTCGGAGTGGATCATCAGCGACTGGAAGACCCCCTCCGGGTAGCCCGCTTCGAGCAGGATATCCTCGATGGCCTGGGCACAGCCCGGCACGTTCGAGGCGTGTTTCAGGATCCCGACGTTGCCGGCGGTGACGTGCGGCGCGATGAACCGGAAGACCTGCCAGAAGGGGTAGTTCCACGGCATGATCACCAGCACCGGCCCGAGGGGTTCGTAGGAGACCAGGGTCTTCGTCTCGGGGTCGCTGCCGATCACCTCGTCCTGGAAGAACTCGTCGGCGCGCTCTGCGTAGTGCTCACAGACCCACGCGCACTTCTCGACTTCCGCGACCGCCCCCGAGATGGGTTTGCCCATCTCGCGGGTCATCAGCTCGGCGTACTCCCGTTTGTTCTCGCGGAGTACCTCGGCCGCGTTGGTGAGGAGCTGCTGGCGCTCGTTGATGGGTACCTCGCGCCACTCCTCGAAGGTCTCGTCGGCCGTCGCGAGCGCGTTCTCGATGTCCGCCTCGGTGTCGTCCTCGATGGGGTCGAGCGCCTCGCCGGTGGCCGGGTTGGTTCTATCCATGCGCCCCGTACGGGCGGGATGTCAGTTGTAGCTTTGGCTTGCCCGAGAGGGAGGGGAGTTCCTCTCACCGAAATCGATCGACCGTGGCTTTCCGGCCGACGACTTCCCTACTTGTCTTCCCTCACGCTCGTCCAGAGTCCGAGGCCGACAATTATCGGGAAGAATCCAAGGAACCCGAACAGAAACATACTGATCCCTCAGTTGAGGGGATGCTCGTTGCCGCGGCGTTTGGCATCCCTGTAGGTCCAATACGCCACGACCAGCGGGATAATGAGGGTGAACAGCACGGCGACTCCCTCACTCCCACCCGGGATACCGGGTAGCTGTAGCGGCAACATATTTCGAGTGTCACAGGTGCCGAGAAATAACCACTCATGTCGGTCGATACGAGAATCGACCCGGAGCGAACGTATCCGTTCGAGCCGCGACGCAGCGCTCAGTCCGCGAGTTCGAACCCGCGTTCTTCGAGGAGGTCGGGCAGGCGGTTGCGGTGGTCGCCCTGGAGTTCGATCCGACCGTCCGAAACCGTGCCGCCGGTCGCGAGTTTGCTCTTGAGGTCGGAAGCGAGGTCGGAGACGTCCGTCGTGGAGTCGTCGAACCCCTCGACGATGGTCATCGCCTTGCCGTAGCGGCGCTCGTCGACGCGGATCGAGACCCGCTGGTCGGCGCGCGCGAGGTCGCCGTCGATGTCGAGTTCGTCGGGCAGTCCCGTGATCGAGTTGAAGTCGCCTGACACGGGGTCTAATAGGCGCTCCCGACGGATAAGGGGTCCGGCGCGAACGGATTTATCCCCCGATACCGAACCCCTACCATGACCGAATTCGACCTGATCGTGTTCGGCGGTGGGACGGGCAATCGGGTGGCCTCGGCAGCGGCCGAAGCGGGCATGGAAACGGCGCTCATCGAGAAGGGACCGATCGGCGGGCTCTGTCTGAACCGGGGCTGCAACCCCTCGAAGATGCTGATACAGCACGCGACCGTCGCGAATCGGGTCCGGGAGGCGAGCCGGTTCGGCATCGACGCCTCGATCGACGACGTTCACTTTCGGGGATTCGTTCGCGAGGTCAACGACGAACTCGCCGCGGTCGCGGACCGGAAGGCGCAGGACAAACGCGACCAGGTAAACCTCACGCTGTTTCAGGAGGAAGCCCGATTCGTCGACGACAGGACGATCGAACTCGTCGAGTCGGGCGAGACACACACGGGAGAGGAAGTCGTCGTCGCGTCGGGGAGTACACCCGTGGTACCCGATTCGATCGACGGGATCGACGAGGTCGACTTCCTCACCAGCGCCGACGCGCTCCGGCTCGAAACATCCCCTGAGCGACTCGTCGTGCTCGGCGGGGGCTACATCGCCGCCGAGCTCGGCTACTACTTCGACGCGTTCGGCACCGACGTCGCGCTGATCGACCGCAACGAGACCCTCCTCCATCGCGAGGACGCGGACGTCGCGCGAGCGTTCACCGAGGTCGCCGAAGAACGCCACGACGTCTACACGGGCCACAGCGCCACGGCCGTCGACGAATCGAACGGTGAGTTCGTTGTGACCGCCGAGACCGAAGAGGGTGGATCGGTCGAGGTGACGGGCGACGAACTGCTGGTGGTGCTGGGTCGACGGCCGAACACCGACGGGGTCGGGCTCGACGCGACGAACATCGAGACGGACGACCGGGGGTTCGTCGCGACCGACGACCGGTTGCGGACCTCCGTCGATGGTGTCTGGGCGATGGGCGACGTCGCGGGCAACGCGATGTTCAAACACACTGGGGACTACGAGGGCGAGATCGTCGTCGACAACGTGGTTCACGACGCCGGTCGCGAGGTGGACTTCACCGCGCTGCCGCACGCCGTCTTCACCGAGCCGCAGGTCGCGGCGGTCGGGCGGACGGAAGCCGAACTCGACAAGAGCGGGACCGAGTACGTCGTCGGTCGCGCCGCGTTCACCGACACCGCGATGAGCCGGGCACTGAAGCTCGATCGTGGGTTCGTGAAGGTGCTCTGTGACCTCGAGAGCCGGGCGGTCGTCGGTTGTCACGTCTTCGGTCACGAGGCATCGATCCTCGTTCACGAGGCGGTGCCCGCCGTCCGGTACGGACTGACGGTCGACGACCTCGCGAACACCCTGCTCCACGCCCACCCGGCGCTCAGCAAGCTGGTCCAGAAGGCGTGTGCGGACGCCGTCGATGCCGCGGACCGGACCACCGAGTGAGGTGCGCCGGACGGCCCTCGCCGACGGGTACAAATACGCCTTGCACAGTCCGGTATGAACTATTCTTCGGCGGCGATACCACCTCCTCCTACTTCCAATGCCTAACTGCCTGAACTGCGAGTCGTTCGTGACCGAACAGTACGTCCGGGTGTTCGCCCCGACCGGGATGGAGACCGTCCGGGTCTGCCCCCGATGCGAGGACAAACTCCGCGACGGGGCCGAGGTCCGCGAGGCCCACTCGCCCCGACACACCAACCGATAAACGTCCGTTTCGAGCGACGATGTACCGAACCGACGTGCGAGCGGTGCCCTCCGAGGAGTATTTGACGGCCACGGCGGTAGTCGACCCATGATCGACCTCCGGAGCGACACCGTCACGCGACCGAGCGACGCGATGCGCGAGGCCGCCCGTACCGCCGAGGTGGGCGACGACGTCTACGGCGAGGATCCCACCGTCAACGAGCTCGAAACCCGTGCGGCCGAAGCGGTCGGCATGGAGGCGGCGCTCTACGTTCCCACCGGGACGATGGGCAACCAGATCGCCGCGCGTACCCACACCGACCGTGGCGAGGAGGTCCTCTGCGAACGCGAGAGCCACATCTACAAGTGGGAACTCGCCGGCCTCGCCCAGCACTCGGCGCTCCAGGCGCGGACGATCGACGGCGGTCCCCGTGGAACCATCACCCCCGAAGACATCGACGCGAACTACGTCCCGGCCGACGGCCACCGGGCGGGCACCGGGCTCCTCGCGCTCGAGAACACCCACAACAGCAAGGGTGGGGTCGCGATCCCGGCCGAGGCGCTCGACGCCGCGGCCGAGGCCGCCCACGACCTCGAAATCCCCGTGCACGTCGACGGCGCGCGGGTGTTCAACGCCAGCGTCGCGCTCGATACGCCCGCGCCGCGACTGCTCGAAAGCGTGGACTCGGTGCTGTTCTGTCTCTCGAAGGGGCTCGGCGCGCCCGTCGGGTCGATGCTCGCCGGGAGCGCGGACTTCATCGAACGTGCACGTCGGAACCGAAAACTGCTCGGCGGCGGGATGCGCCAGGCGGGGATCATCGCCGCGCCGGGGATCGAGGCGCTCTCGAACGTCGACCGGCTCGAGACGGACCACGCGAACGCGAAGACGCTCGCGGCGGGCCTCGACGAAGTCGACGGCGTGACCGCGGCCGAGCCCGACACGAACATCGTGGTTGCGGAGACCGACGTGCCCGCCGAGGAATTCATCGACGCGGTCGACGAGGAGGGGATCCGGGCGTCGGCGTTCGGGGACTATCGGGTTCGGTTCTGTACCCACTGGGACGTCGACGAGGACGACGTCGAGGAAGCCGTTGCGGGCGTGCGGCGGGCGGTCGCGTAGTCGCTATCGGCGGCCGCGCTCCGCGCCCTCGCGGAACGCCATCGCGGTCCGTCGAAAGAGGAGGAAGAACGCGAAGATCACGAGGAGGAGCACGATGATGACCGCGAACAGCGCCGGACTGATGCCGAAGGGCATGGGTGGCGTATCCGGCGGTGGAGTATAGTCGTTTCGGGGCTACCGTTCGAGCCGGAACGTCTCGAAGACCTCGCCGTCTGGTTCGCGGAGTTCGCCCTCGATACCGGTCTCGTCGACGTCGAGTTCGGCGTGTCCCGGTCGGTACCAGCGCGGGTCGGCGTGGCTGCCAGGGTTGAGGAGTCCGATTTTGCCGGCTTCGACGAAGTCGGGGTCGTGGGAGTGCCCGAAGACCACGAGGTCCGCGTCGGCCTCGCGACCGAACAGGGAGAGGGTGGTCTCGTCGTGGCGGTCGCCGTGGGTCATCGCGATCCGGATCCCGTCGTGCTCGACGACGCGCTCGGTGGGGAGGCGGTCGCGGACCCCGCGCGTCGCGTTGTTGCCGTGAACGGCCCGGAGGTCGCGAGCTTCGTCTTCGAACGCATCGAGCACCACCTCGGCGGTGAAATCCCCGGCGTGAAGCGTCAGGTCGGCCTCGCGGACGGCATCGAGGGTCCGGCCGGTGAGCCGATGGCCGTCGGTGCCGTGGGTATCGGAGACGACGCAGATCATGGTGCGGGTTGCGGGCCGGGGCTGAAAACGCCGCCGACTGCGGCGGTCGCGGCCGCGGTGCGGTTGCGGTGCTGTCGGTGCGGTCGTCGGGCGGTCGCGATGCGGTTCGGTGTGATCCCTGGAGGATGAAGGGCGACGGCGCGAGCGAAGCGAGCGCCGGAGGGCTTCGGCGGTGCTGTGCGGTGGCGGTTGCTGAATTCGGTAGTGGTCCCACCGCGAGCGAACAAAGTGAGCGAGCGGGCGCGAGGGTGACCAACGGGAACCCGACGCGCTTTTGATCCACATTTTGCCAGCGAACGAAGTGAGCGCAGCAAAAGGTGGGTGTTTCAGATGAAGTCGCGAACCTCGGAGTACCACATCTCGTGGTGGTCGAGGGCGTCGACCCGGCGGGCGATCTCGGTCGCGAGGACGTGCCAGCATAGTTGGTCGGGGTCGTCCGGCGCGAGGTTGTAGGCCGAGTCCTTGCAGGTACAGCTGCCGTCCTCGACGACGTACTCGTCGGAGTGGCCCACGACGACGGTGAAGTCGAGGTACTCCTTGACGCGACGTTCGGCGACGGCCTCCATGGCGCGTACCCCACGGTCGCCGTGGACCTCGATGATCCGCCCGGCGATCTCGGAGTCGAGTTCGCCGCGCTCGTCGAGCGCGCGCTGCCAGGACGTCGCCGTCACGACGGGGGGTTCGGACCGACCGATGAAAACCCGTTCGGTAGCCGGTCCGACGACTCCGCTGGTGTGGGAATCGGCCGATGCCATCGGACGCGGTGCACTCGTTCCGTCGTCGGCCGGTTCGCGCCGTCCCGGTTCGGGTCGAGCGAGCCCGAACCACACGAACGTTTTTGTCGTCGTACCGCCGACTGAGCGGCGTGAGTACCGTTCGCGAACGGGCCGTCGAGAACGTCACCGGCATCGTTTCGATGCTGGTCCTCGGGCTCGGGTTCGTCGCGCTGTTCGCGGGAGTCGAGTATTTCTTCCTGGTCTGGGTCTTCGGCTTCGCCGTCGTGGTGCCGATCGTCGCGATGCTGTTCGAGGAATCGGGGACCGAATCGGCTACCGTGCGTACGGCCCCCGCAACCCACCGTTCGAGCGACGACACGAGCGATGCGCTCACCACGCTTCGCGAACGCTACGCCCGCGGCGACCTCACCGACGAACAGTTCGAACGCAAACTCGACCGACTGTTCGAGACCGACAGCCCCGAAAACGCTGCCGACTGGCATGCCAGCGACGACGACCGCGAACGGCTCGACGAACGGACCTGAGCCGGCCGACGTGGGGTTGCCGGCGCTACCGTCCGTCGAGGATCTCGGCGAACCAGCCCGCCCGCTGGGCCACCCGGCGGGCGGTTTCGAGCCGACTCTCCCCCCGGATCGGCGTGTTGAACCACTGGCGAACCAGCCAGTAGCGTGACTTGCCGTCGAGCCGCCACCACTGGACGTCCGCGCGGCCGAGGAGGTAGGACTTCCGCAGGAAGTGGCGAAACGACTCGACGTAGGTGTGTTCGACGACGAGTTCGGGGACGTACTGGATCGTGTAGGCCTCGGCGATCCGCTCGGCGAGTTCGGATTCCTCGTGGCCCCAGCCGAAGGTCTCCGCGTCGAATCCTCCCACCTCATCGAGCACCTCGCGTCGGATCGCCATGTTGCAGCCCGGCAGCATGTCGGTGGGTTTCGACTCGTCGCCCTGGTCGTACCACGGGAGGTCGAGGTCGGCGAACGGGGCGTCGTCGGGCTGGAAGACCCGACCGGCGACGGCGGGGTAGGCGTCGAGCGCGACGCTCGCGACCCGGAGGTAGCCAGCACAGGGGATCGAGTCGTCGTCGAGGAAGACGAGCTTGTCGCCGCGCGCCCGCTCGATACCGACGTTGCGGGCATGGGCCGCGCCGCCCTCGCGCTGGATCAGGACCTCGTAGTCCTCGAAGTCGTCGCTGGCGAGCCGCGCGGCCGATAGCACGTCGGCGTCGTCCGGAAGCGTCGTCGGGACGATGACGCTTATCTCGACCATGGAGCGGGTTCCGCGAGCCATCGGAAAGTCCTTCCGACGCGGCGGTGTCGGTCCGTTATGGCTGCGAACCGAACCGCTGATACGCGATACCGTCCCGAAGAGGGCGCGGTCAGCAACACTTAATGTTCCCGCTGGCGTCGCCGGTTTCAATGGCCGGACCGGTCGCCGCAGCGGTGCCTGTGGTGCTCTCAATCATCCTTTGGAGTATTGCCCTGCTTTCGGTCTGCTCCATCGCCTACTGGACGTACCTCGTTCTCTTCGTCGTTCGGGGCTCCGAGTATCCCGAACCCGAGCACGACCCGAGCGAGGTCCAAGTCAGGATCCTGACCGTCGACTCGCCCCAGATCATCCAGAAGAGCGTCAGCGCCATCCCCGATACCGTCACCGACCGCCACGTGATCGCCGAGGAGCCGATGGACATCCAGGGGGCGACGGTCCACGTGGTGCCCGACAGCTTCGACTCCGAGGCGATCCGGAAGGGGCGGGCGCTCGAGTGGGCTCGGCAGAACGTCCCCTGTGAGAAGGAGTTCGTGCTCTACCTCGACGAGGACAGCCTCATGTCCGACTTCGAGGGGGTTCCCGACGCGGACGTGGTCCAGTTCCGCGAGCGCCCCCGCCGGAGCCGGTCGTGGCTCTCCTACCTCGCCGAGGTCTTCCGGATGGGCTTCCAGATCGAACAGCGCGCGTTCCCCTCGCTCTCGGTGCCGCTCTACGCCTGGGGTGGCGGGATCGCGATCCGATCCGACCTCGAGAACCGCGTCACGTGGGAACACCACACCATGATCGAGGACACCGCGTTCGTCTGGAACGCGGTGGCGATGGACGGCGCGGTCGACTTCGACATGGCGCGCACCAAGTTCGACACCCAGGCCCCGCCGACGATCCGCGCGATGGTGAGCCAGCGAAGCCGGTGGCTCGCGGGCTCGCAGTCCGAGAGCGACCTGCTCCCGCTCCCCTATCACCTCCTCACGACCGTCCGCAACCTCGCGTGGGCGCTCTCGCCCGCGGTGCCGTTCCTGACGCTCGTCCCGCTGCTCGTCCCCGGCACCATCTTCTTCGAGACCGCCTTCCAGATCCTCTCGGTTCTGGTCTTCAGCTTCGTCGTGGTCTGGTCGGTCATGGGGGCCGTCTACTACGACAAGTCGATCCTCCTCGGACTGGCCGTGGTGGTGTTGTCGCCGCTCGTCAGCCTGCTCCACTCCTTCGGTGCGTTCGTGGGGCTGGTCGCCCCGCCGAACGACTTCTCGGTCACCCGGAAGATCAGCCCCGAACACGTCGAGACACCCGAACGCGAGATCGAGGGCGACTGACGCCCGCGACCCTCGTCACGTCCCGACCGTCGGCGGTCCCGCCGCGCACATCACAATGTTTAACCGGAAATCACGGTAAGGACCGACCGATAGATGGATCGTCGGACCTTTCTTCGCACGACAGGGGTGGCCGGCGTCGCCGGGCTGGCGGGCTGTTCGACCCCGTTCGACCCCGTATCGACCCCGGAGTCGTCGAACGGTAGCGGGAGCGCGCCGACCGACGGGTCGGGTGCCGGGAACGAGAGCACGGGCGAGCTCACCGAAACCCCCGAAGCACCTCAGACCCGCTCCGGCGCGGCGCTCACGGGCGTCTATCCCGGAAGCGAGGAGCTCGACGCGACCCTCTCGGCGTACTCGAACTGGATATCGAAGAAGCCCGCCGTCGTCGTGCTGTTCGTCGACGCGCTCGCCGAGCCGAGCGCGACACGGGGGTTCGTCAACGACGCACTGACACAGGTCTGGAACGCGGGCCACGTCCCCCTGATATCCTGGCAGCCGCTCGTCAACAACGGACAGACCCCGGAAGCGGTCGAGCGCCGGATCGCCGACGGCGACTACGACGACCAGATTCAAGCGTGGGCGACGGCCCTCGACGACTGGGCACATCCGCGGGGCGGACAGACGCGGGGCCGGCGGTTCTACTTCCGGCCGGCCCACGAGATGAACGGCAACTGGTTCCCCTGGAGCGCGGTGGATTCGACCCGCGTCTCCGCCAGCACGGACAGTCCGGGCACCGCCGAGGACTACGTCTCGATGTGGCGACACGTTCACCGGATGTTCGGAAACACCGACCTCGACGAGACGAACGTCCAGTGGATGTGGTCGCCGAACGCCGACGAGCCGAGCAACAGCGTCCGCGCCGAGCAGTACTACCCCGGCGACGAGTTCGTCGACTGGGTCGGCCTCGACGGCTTCAACTTCGGCGGGAGTCAGGAGTACGACAACGACAGCCGGTCCAACTGGCGCTCCCCGAGGGGGATATTCGGGTCGATGCTCCAGCGAGTGCGCGACCTCACCGACAAACCGGTGGCGCTTGCCGAGTTCGCCTCCTCGTCGGTGCCCGAGTCCGGCGACGGCCACCAGCCCCAACAGAAGGCCCAGTGGATCCAGGACGTCTTCGACTACGTCGCCGAGAACGACATCAAGATGGCGTGCTGGTTCAACGTCGACCAGGAGGGCCAGGACGAGTCCGACTGGGCGGTCTTCGGCGGCGCACGCGGGACCTCCCAGGTCACGATCGACGGGACGCAGTACCCCGTCTACGAGGCCTACAACCGGTCGGTCTCGGGCTCGGACTACCTCGGCGCGCTGCCGAACTACCCGCCGCTGCTGACCGACGACGAGTTCGCCGGGGACTTCTGACTCCCCGAACTGCCTCACGGCTGCCGGTTCGGCCCGTCAGTCGCCACGAAACGTCGCATCGGTCACGACCCCCGACTCGGGCGATCCGGTCCCTTCTCCATCCCCCGTCATCGCGTCGCGGTAGGCGGCGTATCGCCAGTGTGGAACCGTCCCGTCGGGTGAGTCCGTCCCGCGCATCCCGTCGAAGACCGCCCAGTCGGTCTCCTTGTCCTCGTTGAACCAGCAGTGGAGCGCCACACGGTCGTCGAGATAGTCGAACGCCTCGCGTATCCACGCTGCCTTCCTCGACGGGTCGTGGCCCGATGCCGTGACCGACGAACTCGCGACCTCCGGCACGCAGACCGGGTTCTCCGCGAGCGCGTCGAGCCGGTCGAGCATCTCGTCGAAGACCGCCGACGGGGAGGTCCACGACGACCACTCCTGACTCGCCCCCCAGTTGAAGCCGTCGACGCCGACCCAGTCGACGAACTCGTCGCCCGGATAGCACGTCTCGGCCGCGTGGGGGCCGACGTCGACGTGGTTGACACACCAGACCCACTGGAGGCGCTCGGGCGGGAGGTCGTCCATCCGGTCGTGGACGCGTCGCCACATCGCGACGTACCCCTCCGGGGTCGCGTCCCCACCCGCCGGGGCCCACGGATACCAGTCACCGTTCATCTCGTGCCCGAGCCGGAGGAAGCACCGGCGGTCGTCGGCGGTCCCGAGCTCCCCGTCGGGCCCCGCGAGCCACCCGCGAAGCCGGTCCGCCCACGCGTCGAGGTAGTCGTCGTACGCCCCCTCGGCGATCCGCGTCGCGATGTCCGGTGGGGTCGCGTCCGGGGTCGGGGTGTAAGGCTCCCAGGTGAGCAGCGGGACGCGACCCGCCGCCCATATCTCGGGAAGCAGCTGGTCGAAGACGTGGTCGAGTCCATCGGGGTCCCACGGCACGAAGACGACGTGGACCGAGTGGCGTGCACCCAGCCACTCGTCCATCGCGTCGAGAACGGCGGTCCGGTCGGGACGAACGTAGGCTCCGTGGAGTGGCGGTGTCATCGTGGTCGCGTCGGACAGGATGGCGGTCGTGGTGGCGGGGCGTGCTCGGGGGACACGATTCGAACCTCGCAGGGCGGAGGATTGTAGTTGGTGGTCGGCCCCGACCGACCGATTCTTTTCCGTGGCGCGCCGAGGGCTGATAATGGACGGGCCGCTCTGGACCGACGACCACGCGCCGGCGCTCGCCGACCTCCCGCAGGCGGATGTGCGAAACTCGCTTTCGCGCGCGGTCGCGGAGCCGCTGAACCTCGTGCTGCACGGTCCGCCGGGCGCGGGCAAGACCGCCGCCGTCCGCGCGCTCGCCGACGAGACCCACACGCACGCCGACGACCTCGTGGAGCTCAACGTCGCCGACTTCTTCGGCCGAACCAAGAAGGAGGTGAGCGAGGACCCGCGGTTCTCGTCGTTCATCACCCCGAAGCGCCGTCGGAACTCCTCGAAAGCGGATCTGATCAAACACGTCCTCACCGAGTCGGCGAGCTACGCGCCCGTCGACGGCACCTACAAGACCATCCTCCTCGACAACGCCGAAGCCATTCGCGAGGACTTCCAGCAGGCGCTCCGCCGGGTGATGGAACGCAACTACAAGACCACGCAGTTCGTCATCACCACGCGCCAACCCTCGAAGCTCATCCCCCCCATCTCCTCGCGGTGTTTCTCGATCCCGGTGCGCGCGCCGACCACCGACGAGACCGTGGCGGTGCTCGAATCGATCGTCGAGGCAGAGGGTGTCGAGTACGACCACGACGGTCTCGAGTACGTCGCGGGCTACGCCGACGGCGACCTCAGAAACGCGATCCTGGGTGCCCAGACGGCCGCCGAGGACGCGGGCGCGGTCACGATGGAGACCGCCTACGACGCGCTCGGGTCGGTCGGCAACGACGACCGGATCGAGGGGATGGTGACGGCGGCCGTGGCGGGCGAGTTCACGGACGCGAGAGGCACGCTCGACGACCTCCTCGTCGACGACGGACTAGACGGCGGTGAGGTCCTCGAAGACGTCCTCCGGGTGGCGCGCTCGCGGTCGGTCGGGCCGTCCGCCCCCGAACTCCACCGGCTCGCCGGCGAGGTCGACATGGACCTCGCGGAGGGCACCAACGACCGCCTCCACCTCTCGCACCTCCTCGCCGAGCTCGGTCGATAACGCGACACGGTTGTCGTGCGCCAAGGTTGGCGTGCGACAACCGAACCCGTATGCCCGTCCCCCGCCGATTCACGGTCGGATGAACGATGGGTCCCGAGCGGTCGCGAGCGTGGCGCGGTGGTGGAGCGACCTCGACGGTGGGTGGCGAGCGGTGCTCCTCGGAACCGTCCTCGTCGCGGTCGTCCTGACCGGGATCCGGATACCGTGGTGAGGCGGTTCCTGCCCGGACTCGCGGCGCTCGCGGCGATCGGACTCCTCGCACGCGGCGTGTCGCGAGTCGTTCCCGAGGCCAACCACCTGATCGTGGCGATCGTTCTCGGCGTCGTGGTCGCCAACACCTACGGGATCCCCGACCGGGCCGAACCGGGCGTCGGCACCCACACCCTCTGGCTCGAAACCGGGATCGTGGTGATGGGCGCGAGCGTCGCGCTCGACCGGGTGGTCGCCGCCGGACCCAGGATCCTCGCCCTCGTCGTGGGGACGGTCCTCGCGACGGTCGTGGTGGTCGAACTGCTCGCGCGCGGGCTGTTCGCGATCGACGAGGAGACCGGGTCGCTGCTCGCCGCTGGTTCCGGGATCTGCGGGGTCTCGGCGGTGGTGGCGATCGCCGAGTCGATCCACGCCGACGAGACCC
Encoded proteins:
- a CDS encoding NAD-dependent succinate-semialdehyde dehydrogenase — protein: MDRTNPATGEALDPIEDDTEADIENALATADETFEEWREVPINERQQLLTNAAEVLRENKREYAELMTREMGKPISGAVAEVEKCAWVCEHYAERADEFFQDEVIGSDPETKTLVSYEPLGPVLVIMPWNYPFWQVFRFIAPHVTAGNVGILKHASNVPGCAQAIEDILLEAGYPEGVFQSLMIHSDPIEGMLEDDRIVAATLTGSEPAGRAVAETAGAELKKTVLELGGNDPFIVLDDADLDAAAEVGAQGRTLNSGQSCIASKRFIVHEDVYDEFVSKFVDEMDSLTIGDPTEEETDVGPQAREDLMEELHDQVERTVEDGATVEVGGEPLDRDGFFYPPTVLTDVPTDAASACEEVFGPSAAVFEVGSEEAAIELANDSDYGLSSSVWTDDLARGERVAREIEAGMSYVNQLSKSDPRLPFGGVKDSGYGRELGRHGAHEFVNRKTVWVQDADPN
- a CDS encoding translation initiation factor, which codes for MSGDFNSITGLPDELDIDGDLARADQRVSIRVDERRYGKAMTIVEGFDDSTTDVSDLASDLKSKLATGGTVSDGRIELQGDHRNRLPDLLEERGFELAD
- a CDS encoding dihydrolipoyl dehydrogenase family protein codes for the protein MTEFDLIVFGGGTGNRVASAAAEAGMETALIEKGPIGGLCLNRGCNPSKMLIQHATVANRVREASRFGIDASIDDVHFRGFVREVNDELAAVADRKAQDKRDQVNLTLFQEEARFVDDRTIELVESGETHTGEEVVVASGSTPVVPDSIDGIDEVDFLTSADALRLETSPERLVVLGGGYIAAELGYYFDAFGTDVALIDRNETLLHREDADVARAFTEVAEERHDVYTGHSATAVDESNGEFVVTAETEEGGSVEVTGDELLVVLGRRPNTDGVGLDATNIETDDRGFVATDDRLRTSVDGVWAMGDVAGNAMFKHTGDYEGEIVVDNVVHDAGREVDFTALPHAVFTEPQVAAVGRTEAELDKSGTEYVVGRAAFTDTAMSRALKLDRGFVKVLCDLESRAVVGCHVFGHEASILVHEAVPAVRYGLTVDDLANTLLHAHPALSKLVQKACADAVDAADRTTE
- a CDS encoding DUF7563 family protein, with product MPNCLNCESFVTEQYVRVFAPTGMETVRVCPRCEDKLRDGAEVREAHSPRHTNR
- a CDS encoding threonine aldolase family protein — encoded protein: MIDLRSDTVTRPSDAMREAARTAEVGDDVYGEDPTVNELETRAAEAVGMEAALYVPTGTMGNQIAARTHTDRGEEVLCERESHIYKWELAGLAQHSALQARTIDGGPRGTITPEDIDANYVPADGHRAGTGLLALENTHNSKGGVAIPAEALDAAAEAAHDLEIPVHVDGARVFNASVALDTPAPRLLESVDSVLFCLSKGLGAPVGSMLAGSADFIERARRNRKLLGGGMRQAGIIAAPGIEALSNVDRLETDHANAKTLAAGLDEVDGVTAAEPDTNIVVAETDVPAEEFIDAVDEEGIRASAFGDYRVRFCTHWDVDEDDVEEAVAGVRRAVA
- a CDS encoding metallophosphoesterase; translation: MICVVSDTHGTDGHRLTGRTLDAVREADLTLHAGDFTAEVVLDAFEDEARDLRAVHGNNATRGVRDRLPTERVVEHDGIRIAMTHGDRHDETTLSLFGREADADLVVFGHSHDPDFVEAGKIGLLNPGSHADPRWYRPGHAELDVDETGIEGELREPDGEVFETFRLER
- a CDS encoding SHOCT domain-containing protein; the protein is MSTVRERAVENVTGIVSMLVLGLGFVALFAGVEYFFLVWVFGFAVVVPIVAMLFEESGTESATVRTAPATHRSSDDTSDALTTLRERYARGDLTDEQFERKLDRLFETDSPENAADWHASDDDRERLDERT
- a CDS encoding glycosyltransferase family 2 protein, whose amino-acid sequence is MVEISVIVPTTLPDDADVLSAARLASDDFEDYEVLIQREGGAAHARNVGIERARGDKLVFLDDDSIPCAGYLRVASVALDAYPAVAGRVFQPDDAPFADLDLPWYDQGDESKPTDMLPGCNMAIRREVLDEVGGFDAETFGWGHEESELAERIAEAYTIQYVPELVVEHTYVESFRHFLRKSYLLGRADVQWWRLDGKSRYWLVRQWFNTPIRGESRLETARRVAQRAGWFAEILDGR
- a CDS encoding glycosyltransferase family 2 protein, which produces MAGPVAAAVPVVLSIILWSIALLSVCSIAYWTYLVLFVVRGSEYPEPEHDPSEVQVRILTVDSPQIIQKSVSAIPDTVTDRHVIAEEPMDIQGATVHVVPDSFDSEAIRKGRALEWARQNVPCEKEFVLYLDEDSLMSDFEGVPDADVVQFRERPRRSRSWLSYLAEVFRMGFQIEQRAFPSLSVPLYAWGGGIAIRSDLENRVTWEHHTMIEDTAFVWNAVAMDGAVDFDMARTKFDTQAPPTIRAMVSQRSRWLAGSQSESDLLPLPYHLLTTVRNLAWALSPAVPFLTLVPLLVPGTIFFETAFQILSVLVFSFVVVWSVMGAVYYDKSILLGLAVVVLSPLVSLLHSFGAFVGLVAPPNDFSVTRKISPEHVETPEREIEGD